One segment of Ricinus communis isolate WT05 ecotype wild-type chromosome 8, ASM1957865v1, whole genome shotgun sequence DNA contains the following:
- the LOC8285281 gene encoding uncharacterized protein LOC8285281: MVQSLWVFLRNTPETAVPYPWERCFDIRTEVLFYKNLMNGSMVIDLRSRVNLGGGLFHFSNMWHDLTGRYCSYHYPFALENQYDQDPPFLIAASCCGPLVYFLCPEMVSFCPICNCQVYYIG, translated from the exons ATGGTTCAGTCTTTATGGGTTTTCCTTCGAAACACCCCAGAAACTGCTGTTCCTTACCCATGGGAGCGCTGCTTTGATATTAGG ACTGAAGTGCTGTTTTACAAGAACTTAATGAATGGATCAATGGTGATTGATCTGAGGAGCAGAGTTAATCTTGGTGGCGGCCTATTTCACTTTAGCAATATGTGGCATGATCTCACTGGCCGATACTGCAGCTACCACTACCCCTTTGCCCTTGAGAATCAATACGATCAAGACCCTCCCTTCCTTATAGCTGCTTCCTGTTGTGGCCCTCTCGTCTACTTCCTTTGTCCTGAAATGGTTTCTTTTTGCCCTATCTGTAATTGTCAAGTCTATTATATCGGCTGA
- the LOC8285279 gene encoding GEM-like protein 5 encodes MNSTTKDQPKQPLYPSISSPTVQDENPFYQAMPPPPASSSSLHQEAEHHQSSGTSSSSTQQPPSDEKYWGTHVMGIPAVPTCHPDNKKAALFGGSGGDGDDDQAQYSHHPYLQYSPVDKPSSSPVESILNTFNTWSKKTETMAHNIWHNLRTNSSVSEAAWGKMNLTAKAITGGGFESLYKQTFTTYPNEKLKKRFACYLSTSTGPVSGTLYLSDIHAAFCSDRPLSFTAPSGQLTWSYYKIMIPLSKIGAINPVVMRDNASEKYIQIVTVDGHDFWFMGFVNYEKASLHLTESLSNFVSPGIAVHPVVT; translated from the exons ATGAACAGCACCACTAAGGATCAACCCAAGCAGCCTCTTTACCCCTCTATCTCCTCTCCCACAGTACAAGATGAAAACCCTTTTTACCAAGCAATGCCGCCGCCGCCGGCGTCCTCATCATCATTGCATCAAGAAGCAGAGCATCATCAATCCTCTGGAACATCATCGTCCTCCACTCAGCAGCCACCCAGCGATGAGAAATATTGGGGGACTCATGTAATGGGGATACCTGCTGTTCCTACATGCCATCCGGATAACAAGAAAGCCGCTTTGTTTGGTGGTAGCGGTGgtgatggtgatgatgatCAAGCTCAGTACAGCCATCATCCCTACCTCCAATACAGCCCAGTTGATAAACCCAGTAGCAGCCCTGTGGAATCCATTCTCAATACGTTTAATACCTGGAGCAAGAAGACTGAGACCATGGCTCATAATATCTGGCACAACC TCAGGACTAACTCATCAGTCTCGGAAGCTGCATGGGGAAAGATGAACCTCACAGCAAAAGCAATTACAGGAGGAGGATTCGAGTCTCTATACAAGCAGACATTTACAACCTATCCAAATGAGAAGCTGAAGAAGAGATTTGCATGCTATTTATCTACATCAACAGGACCAGTTTCAGGAACCCTTTATCTTTCTGATATTCATGCAGCATTTTGCAGCGATCGTCCCTTATCTTTCACAGCACCATCTGGCCAGTTAACTTGGAGCTACTACAAGATTATGATACCATTGAGCAAGATCGGTGCGATCAATCCTGTCGTCATGAGGGATAATGCATCAGAGAAATATATTCAGATTGTTACAGTAGATGGACATGATTTCTGGTTCATGGGTTTTGTTAATTATGAGAAAGCTTCTCTCCATCTAACTGAAAGTCTCTCAAATTTTGTATCTCCAGGAATAGCAGTTCACCCAGTCGTTACATAG
- the LOC8285278 gene encoding terpene synthase 10-like, translating to MEVAFGSSSQLNAEQFNCLASLPILFLSLSMALSQLASYPLCTSNRNLQLRTSTATLLGLSVGSKNPHSLPCLVQCMTATIVPNETIVRRSGNWKPSSFDYKFVQSLTSQYLGEPYSTRMEELKEMVKLMLTQTSNNILDQLEMIDALQRLGIAYHFEDEIETILKIIYVSNNSQLRKDLYSTALEFRLLRQQGYNAHQEVFNSFKDEQGNFKANLCGDIKGLLNLYEASFLSVKGESILEDAREFATNNLRKYVSKNNGEYFSMIVSHALELPLDWRMQWLEANWFIHVYEKSRDMRPIFLELAKLNFNMIQAVHQEDLKHSTSWWKNTNLGEKLGFVRSRPMEIFLWTVGGMYELPFGYSRRTLARVGSLITVIDDVYDIYGTLDELQLLTDAVERWDINAMDQLPDYMKLCFLALHNSINEMALDVLKNQDLHIIPYLKKAWVDLCKSYLLEAKWYYSGYTPTLEEYLENAWISIAGPLLLVHAYFTITNEITSEGMDCLKDYPNIIRLSGTISRLTDDLGTASHESKRGDVPKAMQCYMHETGVSEEVAREHIESLIRETWKKINEEHFGNSVFSQTFMRLAKNLGRMSHCMYENGDGFGAQNRHTKERVVSLLIQPLSLKTNQY from the exons ATGGAGGTTGCATTTGGATCAAGTTCTCAGCTCAACGCAGAACAATTTAATTGCTTAGCTTCTCTTcccattttatttctttcattgtcAATGGCTCTTTCTCAGTTGGCTTCGTATCCTTTATGCACTTCCAACAGAAATCTGCAACTTAGAACAAGTACTGCCACTTTGCTTGGGTTATCAGTAGGCAGCAAGAACCCACATTCCCTTCCCTGTCTTGTTCAATGCATGACTGCCACCATTGTTCCTAATGAAACCATTGTCCGAAGATCTGGCAACTGGAAGCCTTCTTCTTTCGACTATAAGTTTGTTCAATCCTTGACAAGTCAATATCTG GGAGAGCCATACTCCACGAGAATGGAGGAATTGAAGGAGATGGTGAAACTGATGCTTACACAAACAAGTAACAATATATTGGATCAATTGGAAATGATTGATGCTTTGCAAAGACTTGGAATAGCTTACCATTTTGAGGATGAGATAGAAACAATACTGAAGATCATATATGTTAGCAATAATTCGCAGCTGAGAAAGGACCTGTATTCCACCGCACTTGAATTTAGACTCCTAAGACAGCAAGGCTATAATGCACATCaag AAGTCTTCAATAGTTTCAAGGATGAGCAAGGAAACTTCAAGGCGAACCTTTGTGGTGATATAAAGGGACTGCTCAATCTGTATGAAGCTTCATTTCTTTCAGTAAAAGGAGAGAGTATACTGGAAGATGCAAGGGAGTTTGCCACTAATAATCTTAGGAAATATGTAAGTAAGAATAATGGTGAGTATTTTTCCATGATAGTAAGCCATGCACTGGAGCTTCCATTGGATTGGAGGATGCAATGGTTGGAGGCCAACTGGTTTATTCATGTCTATGAGAAAAGCCGAGATATGAGGCCTATTTTCCTTGAGCTTGCCAAATTGAATTTCAACATGATTCAAGCTGTTCATCAGGAGGATTTGAAACATTCTACCag ttGGTGGAAGAACACAAATCTAGGTGAGAAATTGGGCTTCGTGAGGAGCAGGCCAATGGAAATTTTCTTGTGGACAGTTGGAGGGATGTATGAGCTTCCATTTGGGTATTCAAGAAGAACACTAGCAAGAGTTGGTTCACTTATAACAGTAATTGATGATGTTTATGATATCTATGGCACCTTGGATGAGCTTCAGCTACTTACTGATGCTGTTGAAAG ATGGGATATCAATGCCATGGATCAACTTCCTGATTATATGAAACTATGTTTTCTTGCTTTGCACAACTCCATCAATGAAATGGCTTTGGATGTTCTTAAGAATCAGGACCTTCACATCATTCCTTATCTAAAGAAGGCG TGGGTAGATCTGTGTAAATCATATTTGTTAGAAGCGAAGTGGTATTACAGTGGATATACACCAACTCTGGAAGAATACTTGGAGAATGCTTGGATTTCAATAGCTGGACCACTGCTATTAGTGCATGCATATTTTACCATCACAAATGAAATTACGAGTGAGGGCATGGATTGCTTAAAAGACTATCCTAATATCATCCGATTGTCAGGCACGATTTCACGACTCACAGATGATCTGGGCACTGCCTCG CATGAATCGAAGAGAGGTGATGTCCCTAAAGCGATGCAGTGCTACATGCATGAAACCGGAGTTTCAGAGGAAGTAGCTCGGGAGCATATAGAATCTTTGATCAGGGAAACATGGAAGAAGATAAACGAAGAACATTTTGGAAATAGTGTCTTCTCACAAACATTCATGAGATTAGCAAAGAATCTAGGGAGGATGTCTCATTGTATGTATGAGAATGGAGATGGGTTTGGTGCTCAGAATCGCCATACTAAGGAACGTGTTGTATCTTTACTTATTCAACCCCTTTCCCTCAAGACGAACCAGTACTAA